Proteins from a single region of Candidatus Eisenbacteria bacterium:
- a CDS encoding LysM peptidoglycan-binding domain-containing protein: MADKKADFSDVQSGSSSTAPTVAGSRTYTVVAGDNLSKIAKKLLGDANRWKEIHQLNADTVKNPNLIHPGQVLKIPDR; this comes from the coding sequence ATGGCTGACAAGAAGGCCGATTTCTCGGACGTCCAGAGCGGATCGTCGTCGACGGCGCCGACGGTTGCGGGATCGCGCACCTATACGGTCGTCGCCGGGGACAATCTCTCGAAGATCGCGAAGAAGCTCCTGGGTGACGCCAACCGGTGGAAGGAGATCCACCAGCTCAACGCGGACACGGTGAAGAACCCGAACCTGATCCATCCGGGTCAGGTGCTGAAGATCCCGGATCGCTGA
- a CDS encoding isocitrate lyase/PEP mutase family protein, producing the protein MRTTPGARLRCEIASCEILPFIGIYDAFSAALAARHFDALFVSGFGFAASHHGLPDVGFVTWSEIAAFVQRLRAVLPEHHLLVDIDDGYGDPEVAAHVVTVLEGLGASAVVLEDQRRPRRCGHFDGKQILDVDEYVPKLERVLAARRDLVVIARTDSSDPDDIVRRMAVYADAGADAVLADGLKDLAVLRAIRARVRVPVAFNQIAGGKSAPCTLGELREAGASLAIYSTPCLFAAQSAIEDAMVALREHDGTLARGHSGIGVADCTAVLNANLGRPANPER; encoded by the coding sequence ATGAGGACGACGCCCGGCGCCCGGTTGCGCTGTGAGATCGCGAGCTGCGAGATCCTGCCCTTCATCGGGATCTACGACGCTTTCTCCGCGGCGCTCGCGGCCCGACACTTCGACGCCCTCTTCGTGAGCGGCTTTGGTTTCGCCGCGAGCCACCACGGCCTCCCCGACGTCGGCTTCGTCACGTGGTCGGAGATCGCCGCATTCGTACAGCGGCTGAGGGCCGTGCTACCCGAGCACCACCTGCTCGTCGACATCGATGACGGCTACGGGGACCCCGAGGTCGCGGCCCACGTCGTCACGGTGCTCGAGGGACTCGGGGCCTCGGCCGTCGTGCTCGAGGACCAGCGCCGGCCGCGCCGCTGCGGCCACTTCGACGGCAAGCAGATCCTCGACGTGGACGAGTACGTACCGAAGCTCGAGCGCGTACTCGCCGCCCGACGCGACCTGGTCGTCATCGCGCGCACCGACTCGTCCGACCCCGACGACATCGTGCGCCGCATGGCCGTCTATGCGGACGCCGGCGCCGACGCCGTCCTGGCTGACGGGTTGAAGGACCTCGCAGTCCTACGGGCGATCCGGGCACGCGTGCGCGTTCCCGTTGCTTTCAACCAGATCGCCGGGGGGAAGTCGGCGCCGTGCACTCTCGGCGAGCTGCGCGAGGCCGGCGCCTCGCTCGCGATCTACAGCACGCCGTGCCTGTTCGCCGCGCAGAGCGCGATCGAGGATGCGATGGTCGCGCTGCGCGAGCACGACGGCACCCTCGCGCGCGGGCACAGCGGAATCGGCGTCGCCGACTGCACCGCCGTTCTGAACGCGAATCTCGGGCGCCCGGCCAACCCGGAGCGCTGA
- a CDS encoding osmoprotectant transporter permease has product MKAFWFLWTIDALVALVFLYFFFVGLADGSVSSFNIGLWSVVLVALAGIVLGSLHLRSAGRIGPAIKLLGLLAVPAIGVGLLFLAVLITHPRWN; this is encoded by the coding sequence ATGAAGGCCTTCTGGTTCCTGTGGACGATCGACGCGCTGGTCGCGCTCGTCTTCCTGTACTTCTTCTTCGTCGGGCTCGCCGACGGCTCCGTGTCGTCGTTCAACATCGGGCTGTGGTCCGTGGTTCTCGTCGCGCTGGCTGGGATCGTCCTCGGAAGCCTGCATCTCAGGTCGGCAGGCCGCATCGGCCCCGCCATCAAGCTGCTGGGGCTTCTCGCGGTGCCGGCGATCGGCGTCGGGCTGCTCTTCCTGGCCGTGCTGATCACCCACCCGCGCTGGAACTGA
- a CDS encoding bifunctional nuclease family protein, translated as MNRDNFILMTVGGLTLDPVTKTPIVILRDPDNKLNLPIWIGLLEATAMAAELEGIQMARPLTHDLLRNVLGELGATVDWIEVTELKDNTYFALIYLRVGDRQLTIDARPSDAISLALRTKSPIYVAKAVLEASSVLQQMEDPRDPDLSNVSRDKWAEILEKMSPDDFKYKM; from the coding sequence ATGAATCGCGACAACTTCATCCTGATGACCGTGGGTGGGCTCACCCTGGATCCCGTGACGAAGACACCGATCGTCATCCTGCGGGATCCCGACAACAAGCTGAACCTCCCGATCTGGATCGGACTGCTCGAGGCGACCGCCATGGCGGCCGAGCTCGAAGGGATCCAGATGGCGCGTCCGCTCACCCACGATCTGCTGCGCAACGTACTGGGCGAGCTCGGCGCGACGGTCGACTGGATCGAAGTGACGGAGCTGAAGGACAACACCTACTTCGCGCTCATCTACCTGCGGGTCGGCGACCGGCAGCTCACGATCGACGCGCGCCCCTCGGACGCGATCAGCCTCGCGCTGCGCACGAAGAGCCCCATCTACGTCGCCAAGGCGGTGCTCGAAGCCTCGAGCGTGCTCCAGCAGATGGAGGATCCGCGCGATCCCGACCTGTCCAACGTGTCGCGCGACAAGTGGGCCGAGATCCTCGAGAAAATGTCGCCCGACGACTTCAAGTACAAGATGTAG